From Puniceibacterium sp. IMCC21224, a single genomic window includes:
- a CDS encoding prepilin-type N-terminal cleavage/methylation domain-containing protein: MGHRIEPDTAGNGTIPRGFTLIELLVAVAVLAVLAVGASLAATRRGAGEDDADRFARLYAATRQQAVLAQGWRGIALDSGGSRTAQRLRGIWQITERAEPWRGRMVFQPEGPPLAGNAPGIVALPNGQTSAFSVSFSPRGERTVRCHTDGWEALQCTGG, encoded by the coding sequence ATGGGACACAGAATAGAGCCTGATACAGCCGGAAACGGCACGATCCCACGCGGATTCACCCTGATCGAGCTGCTGGTCGCGGTGGCGGTTCTGGCGGTTCTGGCGGTGGGTGCCAGTCTGGCCGCCACCCGCCGGGGCGCGGGTGAGGATGATGCAGACCGCTTTGCCCGGCTGTATGCCGCGACCCGTCAGCAGGCGGTGCTGGCGCAGGGCTGGCGTGGCATTGCGCTGGACAGTGGCGGCAGTCGCACGGCGCAGCGTCTGCGCGGGATCTGGCAGATCACCGAGCGGGCCGAACCCTGGCGCGGGCGCATGGTCTTTCAACCCGAAGGGCCACCTCTGGCGGGAAATGCGCCGGGGATCGTGGCGCTGCCCAACGGTCAGACCAGCGCCTTTTCCGTCAGTTTCAGCCCTCGGGGCGAGCGAACGGTGCGGTGCCATACCGATGGTTGGGAAGCGCTGCAATGCACCGGCGGATAG
- a CDS encoding prepilin-type N-terminal cleavage/methylation domain-containing protein, translated as MHRRIGRRPTALRRGHRAMAGLSLLELVVAIAVLSIGTLAALRASDQARLVIGGAEPRVLAQLVAQNRAEELRLLGSAVGRSLPEHVTMGPQGFVVATTYETTAAGLVRAEITARADSGMRPGPGALVVTWLPRAGVN; from the coding sequence ATGCACCGGCGGATAGGGCGCAGACCGACCGCGCTGCGGCGGGGTCACCGGGCCATGGCGGGCCTGAGCCTGCTGGAGCTGGTGGTGGCCATCGCGGTGTTGTCGATCGGGACGTTGGCGGCACTGCGGGCCAGCGATCAGGCCCGGCTGGTCATTGGCGGGGCAGAGCCGCGGGTACTGGCGCAGCTGGTGGCACAGAACCGCGCCGAAGAACTGCGCCTGCTGGGCTCGGCTGTGGGGCGTAGTCTGCCGGAGCATGTCACCATGGGGCCGCAGGGCTTTGTCGTTGCCACAACATATGAAACGACAGCTGCGGGCTTGGTTCGGGCCGAAATCACCGCCCGCGCCGATTCTGGCATGCGCCCCGGACCGGGAGCGCTGGTGGTGACCTGGCTGCCCCGGGCCGGCGTCAACTGA
- a CDS encoding type II secretion system protein J has translation MARLIPCRSHSTKGLTLIELVVSMAIFALVATMGLQALTGALRMRDRLIATEAGSAELAYALGLLRQDLAALTPMIFHPPGAGGPRSSIDLTPGGRMLSLSLSGQPDLPPLSGPGLHRVDWRLVVAPGQDTGQLTRQVWPALNPASAAVVQPEITVLDGVRSLGLRTFWPRIGWITGSTSAQVQQSRSVTGSPADGDAAQGVTFNGYSSQLPDGVELTLDTARFGRLVLIESLK, from the coding sequence ATGGCCCGCCTGATCCCCTGCCGCAGCCACAGCACCAAGGGTCTGACCCTGATCGAACTGGTCGTATCCATGGCGATCTTTGCGTTGGTGGCGACGATGGGGTTGCAGGCGCTGACCGGGGCGCTGCGGATGCGGGATCGGCTGATCGCCACCGAGGCAGGCAGTGCCGAACTGGCCTATGCTCTTGGTTTGTTGCGGCAGGATCTGGCGGCGCTGACGCCGATGATCTTTCACCCACCGGGCGCTGGGGGGCCACGATCGTCCATCGATCTGACACCGGGGGGCCGGATGCTGAGCCTGTCGCTGTCGGGCCAGCCGGATCTGCCGCCGCTGTCGGGGCCGGGCCTGCACCGGGTCGACTGGCGGCTTGTGGTTGCACCGGGGCAGGACACCGGCCAGCTCACCCGTCAGGTCTGGCCTGCGCTGAACCCTGCCAGCGCCGCCGTGGTGCAGCCCGAAATCACCGTTCTGGACGGAGTGCGCAGCCTTGGCCTGCGGACCTTTTGGCCCCGGATCGGCTGGATCACCGGCAGCACCAGCGCTCAGGTTCAGCAGAGCCGGTCAGTTACCGGCAGCCCGGCCGATGGTGACGCGGCGCAGGGGGTGACCTTCAACGGCTACTCCAGTCAGCTGCCCGACGGTGTGGAACTGACGCTCG